GGACAGTCGGTGAACACAAGTAGCCACGCTGTAGTGTCTGTTACTGAAGTACATGATGCCGAATTCATACGTGTGGAAGACAATCCATTCGAGGAATGCATAGAGATCGGCCAGTTTGTGACATGGAGGCAAAGTCAAATGTTTGACGTTGATGAAGGTGACTCACACAGAGAGGAAAGGATGCaagcaagaaaaaaatatttgaaaGCCGCGAAGAAACAAGAATCACGGTACGTGAAGAAAGTGGCTTCGAGAACGAAGGTGTACTCTCTTGGTGATACTGTGGGCTTGAACATCCACAAGGTAGACAGAGCTAATAGTGATGCTCGCTTGTTACCGTGCAAAGTACTCATGTCAAAGCCTGTTGGTGGACAAAGGCACCTGTACAAATTGTACTCCGCCACCGGAATCCTCGGGCCGTGGATCGCAGGCGAAGAACTTTCCGATTTGAGAAGTGTACATTTTGAAAGCCTGAATGAGGTTAACCCCGACTTGCTTGAGAAAATATCTCTCATCAAAGCGTGTCGTCTCTCCGTGAAATGGCGTGATACGGGTTCAagggtgccatctggtgccagcGTGTGCAAGTGTAAAGGGCCGTGTACTACAAAGCGCTGTTGCTGCAGAAAAGCAGGACTTGAATGTGGCACCAAGTGTCACACAGACAGCAAAGCATGCAAGAATACCGATTAGAACATTACACATGCATGGCTGGTCattgattgtgttttattttcgcTAGAATATCTTTTaattgtcattgttggaatgaaaataaataattgttaaccatacacacacagtatcACTCACGTTAACATTCAAATATAGTTCTTTATCAGCAGTAAAACCATTTATAATACAAATTCCAATTTCCCCTAGGGCAAATcagaattccagtttcccctagaGAAAGgattccagtttcccctaggTGAAACtagaattccaatctccactagaTATTTTCCAGTTGatattggaattccagtttcccctaggGGAAACTAGAATTCCAATTTCCCCTAGGGCGATTCCAGATCCCCCTGGATTCCGGTTTCCCCTGTGACATATATAATTCGTGGATACAAGAGTACAGTATTAGTCTTTGCATAAACGCCACACAAAAGTAAAGAACATGAACATAGTGTGTACACTTTCCTTTTAACTGAGTTTAATACTTCCACAAATCAAAACTTTCTGTTACAGTTACACCAATCATCATGTCGACAGGGCTAAGTATGTTACTCTTCGCATCACTTACCATCGCACTGATATGGACAGCAGAATGTCAAACACCGATCACCTGTACTGCTGGTCAATACAAGCCGGGAGAGAAAGCCACAATCACCTGTCATTTCCATGGGGAGGTTAGCACTGACCAAAACACGGGGGTTTACATCACATGGTTCGACCTTAGTGCTCCCAAGGATTCTTCAGGTAACaactgttgttgttattgttattgttgttgttgctgcagtTGTTCAATCCTCATGTCGTTTTTGTGgatgatgttattgttgttggtggtgttgttggtgttgttgttcagtgtttatgttgttgttgttggtattcAATGTTGTTgcgtttgttgttgtatttatcatcgttgttgttgtggttgtggttgttgttgttgttgttggtgttgttgttgttgtcgtcatcgttgtgttgttgtcgtcatcgttgtgttgtttttgtcttcgttgatgttgctgttgctgGCGGTGGGGGTTGTGGCTGTGGATGAGGTGGTGTTAGTGGTGGTGATGAATGAGTGATTTTTCCTGCTATAGCTGTTTTTTACAGCTTGTctcgggggtggggtggggggaggggattTGAAGCTTGACTTGAAAGGGattgcaaaagagagagagagagagagagagagagagagagagagagagagagagagagagagagagagagagagagagagagagagagagagagagaaagagcaaatGGAGTGAGAaaatagacaaagagagagagagagagaatgggaaaCAGAGAGAAATGATGTCGGTATAGACGAGGATATAACGGCGCTTGTAACTCTTACTTTCTAAAATGATGTGACACCTcctgacttttttgttttgctccATCAGGCAAGGAGGTTTTGATGTGTCACTTCAGCGGGGGTGCAGTGTCAGTATGCAAACCCGAGGACGGTTACCGCTTCGTCAGTTTCAAAAACAACCTGACCATTGAAGTCCCGGACGTGTCAGCAGAATTCCAGGGCCGCTACTCGTGTGGGGTTGTCCCTGCCAACGGGAGAACTGCGCATCCATGTTTTCTCCTTGTGGAAGGCAAGACGCTTGGGCTGAGTTAACATTCTGTATTAACTAGATGCAGAGATATGGAAATGAAAGGGGGCGGGGCAGAAACAGAGATAGAGGTCAACATAAAGACACAGAGGCAgccatatagacagacagatagaaagaaaatgagaaaaagaCAAAGCCAGAGAGATAAAGggaaagatagagaaagagagacacagagaccgagaaaggaagaaagaaagagacatagacagagcatactacatggcttgccgtgtcgtaccagatttacacgagttgtttgttaaaatattgaactgcgaacgaaagcgagctgttcactatttgaaaaagcaacgaatgtatatctggtacgacacagcaagccatgtagtattctgtttatcctacatactgtacttacgtgtattttaatgaaaatgtcttgcagacgaggcagctaaattaaagacgcttgttttggaacctcgatctcttctaaagcctcgtgcagtcaaagcaaagaaacgtcgcTCTGAAactgtggcgtgacgtgttagttctaaaaattcatcgagggtaattagcgagcgcaatttttgtttctataatgacgtttgtctcggtgactttggcatcataagcagtggaaaaacaggtccctgccagacttgcttgacatgacttcatttacatgatatacacacgtgtgatttgaacgattattatctcacgggtgtctctctcgcGTATGTAAGATAAACAGAGGTAACATATCAAACATGAGAAGAATCCGAAACGTATTATGA
The nucleotide sequence above comes from Littorina saxatilis isolate snail1 unplaced genomic scaffold, US_GU_Lsax_2.0 scaffold_712, whole genome shotgun sequence. Encoded proteins:
- the LOC138955124 gene encoding uncharacterized protein, encoding MSTGLSMLLFASLTIALIWTAECQTPITCTAGQYKPGEKATITCHFHGEVSTDQNTGVYITWFDLSAPKDSSGKEVLMCHFSGGAVSVCKPEDGYRFVSFKNNLTIEVPDVSAEFQGRYSCGVVPANGRTAHPCFLLVEGAFAQPQDAPPKNPGKCRISTLSPHTV